From Mustela nigripes isolate SB6536 chromosome 13, MUSNIG.SB6536, whole genome shotgun sequence, one genomic window encodes:
- the PLD4 gene encoding 5'-3' exonuclease PLD4, with the protein MKAKAVPPEVLGALAVLGLGAGALAYFLWQVYLPPTSGQLHPEEGPTSSLGQGSRRSWEPQSGEAVPRLKDACRLVLVESTPRDLPAQAGSPSAQPLAQAWLQLLDAAQRSIHVASFYWSLTGADIGVNDSSSQMGEALLRKLEQLLDKNISLAVATNSPSLAKNSTDLQVLAARGAQVRFVPLRKLTGGVLHSKFWVVDGRHVYLGSANMDWRALTQVKELGAVIYNCSRLALDLERTFQTYWVLGAPRAVLPRAWPRSFSSHINRFQPLRGHFDGVPTTAYFSASPPALCPHGRTRDLEALLAVVRGAREFIYVSVMEYFPTTRFSHPARYWPVLDTALRTAAFNRGVRVRLLVSCWPHTDPSMFPDLRSLQAFSNPAAGVSVDVKVFIMPVGNHSNIPFSRVSHSKFMVTEKEAYIGTSNWSEDYFSSTSGVGLVVSQRVPSGRPGLLTVQEQLRRLFERDWDSRYAVGLDAQAQGQDCAWRG; encoded by the exons ATGAAGGCCAAGGCGGTACCCCCGGAG GTGCTGGGAGCGCTGGCCGTGCTGGGGCTTGGTGCTGGGGCTCTTGCCTACTTCCTGTGGCAAGTGTACCTCCCGCCCACCAGTGGCCAGCTGCACCCGGAGGAAGGGCCCACCTCGTCCCTGGGCCAAGGCTCCCGCCGGTCCTGGGAGCCCCAGAGTGGGGAGGCTGTGCCACGGCTGAAGGACGCCTGCCG GCTTGTCCTTGTGGAGAGCACCCCCCGGGACCTCCCTGCCCAGGCCGGCAGCCCGTCggcccagcccctggcccaggcCTGGCTGCAGCTGCTGGACGCCGCCCAGCGCAGCATTCACGTGGCCTCCTTCTACTGGTCCCTCACAGGGGCCGACATTGGGGTCAACGACTCGTCTTCCCAGATG GGGGAGGCCCTTCTGCGGAAGCTGGAGCAGCTGCTGGACAAGAATATTTCCCTGGCTGTGGCGACCAACAGCCCGTCACTGGCCAAGAACTCCACGGACCTGCAGGTCCTGGCGGCGCGAG GTGCCCAGGTGCGGTTCGTGCCCTTGAGGAAGCTCACCGGGGGCGTTTTGCACTCCAAATTCTGGGTCGTGGACGGACGGCATGTCTACCTGGGCAGTGCCAACATGGACTGGCGGGCCCTGACGCAG GTGAAGGAGCTGGGCGCCGTCATCTACAACTGCAGCCGCCTGGCCCTCGACCTGGAGAGGACCTTCCAGACCTACTGGGTCCTGGGGGCACCGAGGGCTGTCCTCCCCAGAGCCTGGCCTCGGAGCTTCTCGTCCCACATCAACCGCTTCCAGCCTCTCCGGGGCCACTTTGACGGGGTGCCCACCACGGCCTATTTCTCC GCCTCGCCACCGGCACTCTGCCCACACGGCCGCACGCGGGACCTGGAAGCCCTGCTGGCCGTGGTGCGTGGTGCCCGGGAGTTCATCTACGTCTCAGTGATGGAGTACTTCCCCACCACGCGCTTCAGCCACCCGGCCAG GTACTGGCCAGTGCTGGACACCGCACTGCGGACAGCAGCCTTCAACAGGGGTGTGCGCGTGCGCCTGCTGGTCAGCTGCTGGCCCCACACAGACCCCAGCATGTTCCCCGACCTGAGGTCCCTGCAGGCCTTCAGCAACCCCGCGGCCGGGGTCTCGGTGGATGTG AAAGTCTTCATCATGCCAGTGGGAAATCACTCCAACATCCCCTTCAGCAGGGTGAGCCACAGCAAGTTCATGGTCACAGAGAAGGAGGCCTACATCG GCACCTCCAACTGGTCGGAGGACTACTTCAGCAGCACCTCAGGGGTGGGCCTGGTGGTCAGCCAGAGAGTGCCCAGCGGCCGGCCGGGGCTCCTCACCGTGCAGGAGCAGCTGCGTCGCCTGTTCGAGCGAGACTGGGATTCCCGCTACGCCGTGGGCCTGGACGCACAAGCCCAGGGCCAGGATTGCGCCTGGCGAGGCTGA